From a single Stomoxys calcitrans chromosome 4, idStoCalc2.1, whole genome shotgun sequence genomic region:
- the LOC106093070 gene encoding neprilysin-2 has protein sequence MVSISLCHRRTTKQSLFSIEISTTFASSTNKMRRGKNKRSNIRLWHVAITLVGVFTAKVIEAAPFYQRFLMNHRYKHMIEGSMDTQADPCDDFYQFACGKWEEYHKEARYGRNDMLSMTDYEVNRELAKYMDSIKLRGKPKFVQLAHQFYKSCTNVRLFDHFGYLDYMKLHENLRLPKLWTGHSSRPHFDWVHSLAVMRRYGLNGIFIEEIMIHRRDDSSKTIIDLDKPVEGGGFQSMSYENLQDLIKYLDLPGNEQSFDKLWEAIREFETRLEELQEIEDDEGTRLITVKDLPLPWLSRYLATVLDYTTLDPDREVYIQNVEYMRELYELLKKYDNHFISRYLEVRFLWHLQQHGPRKFDSIECVHSTRTLLPLAMHWIYKHQHSEIDEYSLEIQQMFDNIVGYFNRTLRANNMHFKDTVLDYLCGKLSNLRLKVGNLPNENTEEVLEAFYENLSLNQTDYYGNHLKILEFSFKSAHSSHPYTLTKDVSKFFNLEIYGEGSSCSPYYLTRPNIVIVPFTSLRVPLFHPAYDEIYKYSSFGNTLAHEIFHGFDRMGLQVDYRGKMNAWQYNTVLSNPDFDANFNCLQELHPDVVDEKIADISGLYYAYGTFFNRYPNALTDTRRLNGIDMSAKKVFFLNFAQLFCDPNISDLEHGEVSDRINDALSHFSEFSRAYRCSRQSRMLPEESCQVWR, from the coding sequence ATGGTATCAATTTCATTGTGTCATCGAAGAACAACAAAACAGTCTTTATTTAGCATTGAAATAAGCACCACGTTCGCGAGCTCCACAAACAAAATGAGGCGCGGAAAAAACAAACGTTCGAACATTCGATTGTGGCATGTGGCCATAACATTGGTGGGCGTCTTCACGGCAAAGGTCATCGAGGCGGCACCGTTCTACCAGAGGTTCCTAATGAATCACAGATATAAGCACATGATTGAGGGGTCGATGGACACGCAGGCCGATCCCTGTGACGACTTCTATCAGTTTGCTTGTGGCAAGTGGGAGGAATACCACAAAGAGGCACGTTATGGACGCAATGACATGCTTTCCATGACCGACTATGAGGTAAATCGTGAATTGGCCAAATATATGGACTCCATCAAACTGAGAGGCAAGCCAAAATTTGTCCAACTGGCCCATCAGTTCTATAAATCGTGCACCAATGTTCGTTTGTTTGATCATTTCGGCTATTTGGATTACATGAAGCTGCATGAGAATCTGAGATTGCCAAAACTGTGGACTGGTCACAGCAGTCGTCCTCATTTCGATTGGGTTCATAGCTTGGCGGTAATGCGACGCTATGGCTTAAATGGCATTTTCATTGAGGAGATTATGATTCATCGACGTGACGATAGCTCAAAGACTATCATCGACTTGGACAAACCCGTCGAGGGCGGTGGCTTCCAAAGTATGTCCTATGAGAATCTGCAGGACTTGATTAAATATTTGGATTTACCAGGAAACGAACAGTCTTTCGATAAGCTGTGGGAGGCCATCAGAGAGTTCGAGACGCGATTGGAGGAATTGCAGGAAATCGAAGATGATGAGGGGACACGACTCATCACGGTCAAAGATTTGCCGCTGCCATGGCTAAGCAGATATTTGGCCACCGTTTTGGATTACACCACCCTGGATCCCGATAGGGAGGTCTACATACAAAATGTTGAATACATGCGAGAGTTGTACgagttgctcaagaagtatgACAATCACTTCATTAGTCGCTATTTGGAAGTACGATTTTTGTGGCATTTACAGCAGCATGGTCCGCGAAAATTCGATTCCATCGAATGCGTCCATAGCACTCGCACCCTTTTGCCCTTGGCCATGCATTGGATCTACAAACACCAACATTCAGAAATCGACGAGTATAGCTTGGAAATACAGCAAATGTTCGATAACATAGTTGGCTACTTCAATCGCACCTTAAGGGCGAACAACATGCATTTCAAGGACACCGTTTTGGATTATCTTTGTGGAAAACTGTCAAACCTTCGTCTGAAGGTAGGCAATTTGCCCAATGAAAACACAGAAGAGGTGCTAGAGGCCTTTTACGAGAATTTATCTTTGAATCAAACTGACTACTATGGaaatcatttgaaaattttggagtTCAGCTTTAAATCGGCCCACTCCAGTCATCCATATACCTTGACCAAGGATGTGTCCAAGTTCTTTAATTTGGAAATTTATGGCGAGGGAAGCAGCTGTTCGCCCTATTATTTGACCCGCCCCAATATTGTAATTGTGCCCTTCACCTCTCTGCGAGTGCCCCTCTTTCATCCCGCCTATGAtgaaatatacaaatatagttcCTTTGGCAACACTTTGGCCCACGAAATATTCCACGGCTTTGATCGCATGGGCCTGCAAGTAGACTATAGGGGCAAAATGAATGCCTGGCAATATAACACGGTGCTCTCTAATCCAGATTTTGATGCAAATTTCAATTGTTTGCAAGAGCTCCATCCCGATGTGGTCGATGAGAAAATTGCCGATATAAGCGGTTTGTACTATGCCTACGGAACATTCTTCAATCGTTATCCCAACGCACTCACCGATACGCGTCGCCTTAATGGCATAGATATGTCAGCGAAGAAGGTgtttttccttaattttgcccAATTATTTTGTGATCCCAATATCTCCGACCTAGAGCATGGGGAAGTAAGTGATCGTATCAATGATGCTCTTTCACATTTTTCCGAATTCTCTAGAGCCTATAGATGTTCAAGACAGAGCCGTATGTTACCGGAGGAAAGCTGTCAAGTATGGCGCTGA